Genomic window (Cyprinus carpio isolate SPL01 chromosome B7, ASM1834038v1, whole genome shotgun sequence):
aaaatacatttttctaaatgaatgCTGATTTGTAATTCGTACatcattgtttgtttatatattattaacgCGGTAGCAGAAGTGCTAGCCAAACTAACGTTAACTAGGCTAAGAAACTATCAATATAagaaacatcaatattttttcaaaatatgactttcttattACCTTTATGAGCTGAATTGATGAGTTGTCTCGCTGCTGAAGCACACGTACACGACATGTttgagtgttgttgttgttgttgttgtttttgacgAACTGAAACTGTTGAATTTGAGGAGCGCTGGAAGGTTAGCGCTAGCTGAGAGCTAACGTTTACGCACTGAAAGCCATTCAATACAGGCCCGGCAACAATAAATGACTTCACCTCAATCTgcgaattaaataataatcagtcACGTTAATAAACCAAACACGTTATCTTAGGAGCTGGTGTAGGCAGCTAAACTAAACCCACACTGCTGTCTGAGCAAGACACTGATACGAGTAAACAACTGATGACACttttgagtcactgaatcattccgACCGAGTCAGTGAATCAATCTTCAAAGATTCAAAGAATCGTTAGGGTCAGTGAATCGCTCAGTCAATGAATCACTTTCGTCACTGAATTAATTTAGTGGCAAATCAAATGACTACTCATTGTATCACTACACACTGTCATGAAACTGTACAGAGAAAAGTACAAATGTTGCGTTTGAGTGTTATTACAcacttttataattttcattgttCATTACAGATGAATTACAGAATAATCACACTGAAGAATAAAAACTTCAGTCTACATAGTACAGCATATGTATGATGTTTATTAAACGAAATGACTAAAgatgcaaaacaaacacattcaatttAAGGGAACATGGACAGACATacctaatattttaataatatatatcaaatgtataaatatatagcatCTCATTACAACATGTAACAATATTACTAATACACTGAAACACTAAAGGAGTTGCTGTGAGTCTAAACATTAATTGTGATTCATTTCCTTTTttcgttccacagaagaaagaaagtcatgcgggtttggaacaacatgagtgtgagtcatttacatttttttttttttttttttttttttgcgtgaactgttcctttaaaagagCCCGTTGCTCTCCCTGCGCATGCGCACAGTTCGCGGGCGCTGATTGGCTGGTGTGATCGAGTGCCATCAATCGTTTGTTGGCTGCGGAAGCTGCGGTCATGTGATTCAGCGAACGGctacaatgttttttaaatctgTGGATGAAATTCAATAAAAGGTGATTTATTTCACAAATCAGCACGGTAATATTTACTCATCTATCGCTTGAAATAGTCTCCCGATGTACGATGTTATGAAGCGTAAACAAACGCCATTTTTGTAGAGGCAGATGTTGTGTTTTTGAGCAGTccgttttttatgtatttaaacgATTATTTCAGAGAAACCGTCAGTTTATATTTTGATGTAAGTTAACTGCAGGAACCGTGTTTGTGCGTTCGCCTGTCGCATTTACACGAGATCATTTTGTACTCTAGTCACATGTTTTTCTGTGGTGAAATACTGGAGTAAAATCAATGacacagtacattttcttttcatctaaaCTGCGAGCTTTGAGTCGATCGTGTCAGTTATTCTGTGAAACATACACGTATTTAACCTCATCTCTCATTTGCATTCCAGCAATGGAGGAGATAAGAGTATCTCCTGACTATAACTGGTTCAGAAGCACCGTACCTCTGAAAAGAGTAAGTTCATCTATCTTTATATCGGTAACAATTTAATATAGCGACccattttcactattaactaacgttagttgctaattagcatgcctgctatttacatattgtctgtatattatttacatattggctgtttattcttatattctccaggaccatattctacatcactaatcctacccaatacctacaTTTAACAattaccttattaactattaataatcagcaaattaggagtttgaggcaaaagtcgtagttaatggttgtTAATAGCtagaattgaaccttaaaataaagtgtgacccatcTATCTACCTATGTTCATTTGTGGTAGAAAACAAAGCATAATTGTCATCTGTCattgttacttgccatttcaaaaaagtatagttaaaatgaaatgaaatagaactgccataaatgtaaattagaataatacacagtacaggtcaaaagtttggaaacattactttttttaatgtttttgaaagaagtttcttctgctcatcaagcctgcatttatttgatcaaaaatacagaaaaaaatgtaatattgtgatatattattacaatttaaaataattgtttttaaatttattatactttaaattatcatttatttctgtgatgcaaagctgaatttttaggatcattatcacatgatcctttagaaatcattctaatatgatgattcattatcaaagttggaaacagttctgctgcttaatattttttcaaaacatgtgatacttttttaggatactttgatgattaaaaaaaaaaaaaagaagctatgtttttaaaatattaatattttgtaataacaatatacactactggtcagtaatttggggtcagtaatttttttttctttctttttttaaaataaaatcaatacttttattcagcaaggatgtgttaaattgataaaaagtgatattaaagaaaatatattattagaatatatattattataatttttatttttattttgaacaaatgcagttctttttttaaaactttttattcatcaaatatattagacagcagaactgtttccaacactcataataaatcagaatattagaatgattaataaatgatcatgtgatagactggatgttacatgtgacactgaaggctggagtaatgatgctgaaaattcagctttgcatcacaggaataaattatttttataagtatattcagatagaaaactattattttaagttgtaataatatttcacaatattactgttctttctgtaattttgatcaaataaatgcaggcttgatgagcagaagagacttctttcaaaaacattaaaaatagtaatgtttccaaacttttgacctgtactgtatgtatattatgAGGCCGATGTAGCACATTTGTGAGTCGTCTTGCCTGTGCATCTTCTGTAGATAATCGTGGATGATGATGACAGTAAAGTCTGGTCGTTGTATGATGCTGGGCCGAAAAGCATCAGGTGCCCGATCATCTTCCTCCCGCCTGTGAGCGGCACGGCAGAGGTTTTCTTCCAGCAGGTGCTGGCTCTCTCCGGATGGGGCTACCGCGTCATCTCCGTATGTTTTCACATCCGCTACAGATAGACCTGCTGGAATAGATGGAATAGTTAACAAACAAAAGCTTTATTCAGTCGCTTTCCATTTCAAAAATGGCATTTTGCATAACTAACATGTCCTTTTGCTTCTCTTCTGACATTATTCCATGATGTGTAACTTGATATTGCCGCATCCAGCTCCAGTATCCTGTCTATTGGGATCTGCTGGAATTTTGTGATGGATTTAGGAAGCTTTTAGACCACTTACAGCTGGACAAGGTACGGTgtattgattgttttatatatacaagACGAGAAATGGGTCTCTTTCACAACCTGTTTTTTGCAGGTGCATTTGTTTGGTGCCTCTCTGGGAGGATTCCTGGCCCAGAAATTTGCTGAAGTCACACATAAATCTCCCAGAGTTCATTCTCTGATCCTGTGCAACTCATTTAGTGACACATCGATCTTCAACCAGACTTGGACAGCAAACAGGTTATGCCGGATACTTTTACAGTGGTAACGTCTCCATCATTGTGGATTTGTCTCATGTATAATGTTCCTTTTCTAGTTTCTGGCTGATGCCTGCTTTCATGCTCAAAAAGATCGTGCTTGGTAACTTTGGCAAAGAACCTGTGGACCAAAAAATGGCAGATGCAATTGACTTTATGGTTGACAGAGTGAGTATTCCTACTGTATTGACTGTTTACAGTGTCGATGATATAATTAATGTAATGCTACAATATTTGACCTACCTCTAgtaaaatgtcacaaataatGATTACAAATCATACATTCAGAGCATTTCTTGAAGTCGCCtaaaagggttactccatcccaaaatgaaaattttgtcattaatcacttacccccatgtcgttccaaacccgtaaaagcttcgttcatcttcggaacacaatttaagatattttggatgaagaccgggaggcttgagattgtcccatagactgccaaataaataacagtgtcaaggtccagaaaagtatgaaaagcattgtcagaatactccatctgtcctcagtgattcaaccgtaacgttatgaagcgatgagaatactttttgtacatgaagaaaacagaaataatgactttattcaacaattcctctcctctgtgtctctccaaatcagcgtagcgccattttggcaattctgtgtcagccgcgctgagccgatgcgctgtttgctgtcaaaccaaagcgtaaatacacctaaaaaacttatccttgtggcgcagctgatacagaagagtgtaagcagcttgcgtactagtcagatttgtcaaaatggcgctacgctgatttggagagacacagaggaaaggaaTTGTCGAATAAAGtgattatttctgttttcttcgtgtacaaaaagtattctcttcgcTTCATAActttacggttgaatcactgatggcaaatggactattctgacgatgttttcatactttcctggaccttgacagtgttatttattcggcagtctatggaacagtctcaagcctccctgttttcatccaaaatatcttaaattgtgttccgaagacaaacaaagctttaacaggtttggaacgacatgggggtaagtgattaatgacaaaatattaattttgggatggaataACCCTTTAAGGACATTTAATATGAACATGAAATGTGTAAATATGCAAACTTTCATTGTACTGCAATAGTTACGTGAAAAGTGAAAACTGTACATAAATCAAACCACATTTGATGCTTATTCTGGATTGATGTAGTTAATAATAGACCTCATACTGATGTGTGAAGGTAATTTGTCTCACTCTTTGCTCATTTATCAACAAAGCgtgctctgtttgtttgtgcttcagcTGGAAAGCCTGAACCAAAGTGAACTGGCCTCTCGACTCACAATGAACTGCCAAAACTCCTATGTGGAACCTCACAAGATAAAGGATATTGCCGTGACTATAATGGATGTAGGTCTTttttatacactactggtcaaaagtctGAAATTTTTTAAGTCTCTTGTGATCTCCgaacttgcatttatttgatcaaaacacacacaaaaaaagctaacTTTCTATCGCTAGCCTTTCCGGAATCGCCTAGCATACCTTTAAGCTCAAAACCAATATGTTAGAATGAATCAGcgtttccatcacaggaataagttacatttttaaatgtattaaaaaagaaaaccatttttaaattgtagcaatatttcacaacattaccgttattgcagttttttttaatcaaataaatgtaacataagagacttctttcaaaatcataaaaaaaaaaaaaaacttaattattttaaactttgtatTTGAACTCTAGAACTGAATCATTCTACTTAAGTTAGAGAAATAAGATctaagtttaacattttaaaaatattttgctcttATTTTCACTTAGTTTTTGATCAGAGTGCCCTGTCACATGAGGCAAAGGAAGAAATGTATAAGCTGTACCCCAACGCTAGAAGAGCTCACCTCAAAACAGGAGGAAACTTCCCGTATCTGTGCAGAAGTGCAGAAGTCAACCTGTACATACAAGTGagtttcaagtttaaaaaaatgtaaatactgtcattatttactcaccctcatgataaCTGACTTacatcttctgtggaacatgtaTAAAGAAAAGTTGAAGACCATTTTACATGCTCATTTTCCTGCAATAATAGTAGTCCAAAgctttaaaagttaataaaaatccAAGTAAAGTAGTCAGACTTGTGTCCGAATCTTAGCCATATGATAGATTTTTGTGAGAAACAATGTAATTTGttatttgctaaaaatcatttcttttgatTCACAAACCCACGACTCGATGATCAGACTGCAGTAGTTAACGAATTTTTGGAAGAAGCTTCTCAGTGAATCAAGACGGCCTGTTTTAAAGACATAAGGACCAGTTTTATGATACTAAAGCTTGACATTTTCAGTGAATAGTGattaaaaacataatgcaatCATGTTGTCATTTCAGGGGTTTAATTTGCATTGTTACTCGGCTTTTACTCTGTAGATACACCTGCGTCAGTTTCATGGGACACGGTACGCCGCTATCAGTCCAGAGTTGGTCAGTGCAGAGGAGCTAGAAGTGCAGAGGACAAATCTGAGCAGCAACAGTGAGAGTGACAAGGAATCATAGAGAGACCAAAAGGCTTCATACAAGCATCCTCTGAAGATTGATTAGATGAATCGGGATCTGAATTTAACCTGTTTCAGCTACAAAACCTTCCCATATTCTGCTTTTCTACGACCTTAAACTCAGTTAAATGTGAATGGACTTTAAAAAGCCTATTTTTACTTTAtggaaaataaacaatattttgataAGTATTATGACTGTAAATAAGTGAAATTGATTACATGGTAAGAGTTTTCATAGAATGCCATATTTTGACCTGGTTGCCTTACACAatataaaatgcacatatttGTTAAATTGAGCACTTTTTACTCCTTGAACTTCATTTTCTGCCTTTTGTACATTGGTGttaattttttcatgtatttggTTTGTTTGTATGAATGTTGTTAATGTCATTATGTCTGTTTGTTGGAGTCATGCACTGATATAAACCGAATCTCGTTTCAACACCAGATTGTATAAATCTCTTACCTTTTCCAAATGACCTATGAGGAGTCTCTGATTTGGAAACAAATCAAaaagtgtcattatttacttaaataaaagCCGTGTAACCGCAAAAGACAGGTATTAATCGTTATTATAGATTTACTACAATTTATTACCCGTTCTGCATGTGCTTAACTCTCACCTGCCAATAATGTTCACTAAACCATTACCATACAATTGAAACACTGCTATGGctacacaataaataatattcatatctTATTATATTcatagaaatgtagcattacctCATTTATTCACCAGTGGAtcttctgtagtgaatgggtgccatcagaatgagagtccaaacaactgataaatacATCACTATAATCCACACCTCTCCAGTCTATTGATTAACATCTTGTGGCATGAAAAGCTGcgtgattttaataaacaaatccatcattaagatgttttaactttaaacgaTCActtctgaatcaggaaagaaatatgcacagaccaagcaCCAATTAGatgtgaaaacagtccaaagcaattaaaaacaaatattatccaCTATTACAGACAGATTACACAAAGATTATTGGACTTATTCTAAAACGAAAATACAGAATGAAATAAGCAGAACTTCCTATTGTAGTATATTTGTTTATTGAGACGGTTTGTGTTGCTTGGAGACAGCTTGCAAAATCATTCCAAAAGAAAACAGCTGCCTGTTCCTGAGAGATGGCTggttttgattgatttgtttgcGTCAACAGTGATGCACTTGACTAGCATTTTGGTTGGCATACATAGTAACATTTGGTTACTACCCTGTAACCACTGGTGACCGCAAATTTGCATCTTTTGTCTTGGCagaatttttttaacttttaacctGCTTCACATCAGCACTTAATTTCCCTTTTGAACACACACAGTCCACTAAAGCCATTATGACAAAAATATCTAGATATTAAAATGCAAtctacaattaaattaaaagccttttagtgtggggaaaaaaaatcaacacctTAACAACAACTCTAGTCATGCTGCATACTGTGACATACTTTACTCAATACTTTAAAACAAGTACAATGTACAAATCAAACAAGTTACAGTCTTGCATCTCTAACATCACGACCAACATTTACACATCTCTTGCTTAGGCAGGCTGAATATATTCAGAATGTTTGTATAAGAACTGGGTTGACAAAAATTGAATTTGAATCTCAAGCTTGTGATTCGATTCAATTCCGATCTCGATCCGATACTGATTCATTTGGATACGCACAGTATCAGGTACAATACATGTCAGTTTTTCTCACGTAAAGAAATCTCAACTGATGTTGTAAACTGTAAAGGGAAGAAGATATACTTAGCCTATACTTGTACAATGATATAGCCTAACTATGCTCCAATTCATTTTTGTAGATATAAACGTGTTTTgatgatggatttattcaaatatcagacaacaggttaagtaaaaaaaacataataaatatgtaacaATGCATATATTCACCAAAATTCTTCTCTCTAGAGTTTATTTATAGCCAACTGTCGAGCTGTGGACATTGAATGGCTTTTCATGACATGATACATTTTCAACACAACTTCAGaagttcattcatgtttatttcatgcaatTACTAGTAGTATAGGGAAGAGATATGTTTGGTTCACGTGTGCTACGAGTTGCGGCTGGAAatgaggcgctacagcgatctgtcacactTCATTAAAAAGGACCAACACGTTATTTACTGTTTGAATTTCATACAAAAGTGACAGAATTTTAAAGCTAAGGCTTTGTTTTATATTGAAGCTTGCTaggatttacttaaaaaaaaaaaaaacgatgtcaACCCAGCCCTAATCTGCATAAAATACTACATTGGTTTATTCTCTAAATTTTATTGCACCTTCTTTATTCTTTTGTCCCGTGTTCAGATAAGAACATTTgcacatacaaaaaaatgtttgggcCTTTCAGTCTTGCAAATCCTATACTGAACAGGATCaccacacacatttaaacacacactaagtaaatgtgtcttaaaaataacaattacagcAGAAAAGCTGCAACTACAAATAAATATAGGACAGAAATACATGCataactgtaaaaatgaaatgtgaaaagtaAACTTAAGCATGACCAAAAATGTTATTGCTTGGCAAGTTTTtcgacagagagaaaaaaattctaCCTGTTCTCCTAAAAACTGCTCTGTCATATTTTCTCAATAAGAATGGTCCCACAGAAACCCATTATTTCAATCCAAAGTCATGTTTGCTGTAAATATTtgctcttggtgtgaacaggctgTTTTCTTCTCAGTTCTTCTGAGGTTATATTTAAGGGAGTATTTGTGTTTCATCAGTGCTGTGTATTTGAAGAGCATCCGATCTCCTGCTTAGTACGTGCTCAGTCTAGTCCTCTCTCAACAAATCTCACGTTACATTGTAGAGCATTTTTTAGCAGAAGACGGATCCGCATTTGCCTGCTGTCGCATGCTTTctgtttggaagaaaaaaaaagttatataagaTGGAAGGTAAAGCAAGGATGTAGAccatgaaactaaaaaaaaaaaaaaaaaaattatacacacacacacacacacacacacacacacattagctgTAATCCAATACCCAGAAAGTTATCTTGCTGCTTAAGGCATAATCTTAGTCAAAATGGCATGCAAAGCTTAGTAGGTCACATACATGAAGAGATACACATAAAGTTAtcggttcttggccagaataataacagaactagaattttaaaattgaatttgcaTACAAATTCACTTCAGTGCATTCTGGAATTGCCTTCCAAAAAAGATGCATGcaattttcattttgctgccTTTGAGTCTGAAATGCACA
Coding sequences:
- the LOC109058363 gene encoding maspardin isoform X2, with translation MEEIRVSPDYNWFRSTVPLKRIIVDDDDSKVWSLYDAGPKSIRCPIIFLPPVSGTAEVFFQQVLALSGWGYRVISLQYPVYWDLLEFCDGFRKLLDHLQLDKVHLFGASLGGFLAQKFAEVTHKSPRVHSLILCNSFSDTSIFNQTWTANSFWLMPAFMLKKIVLGNFGKEPVDQKMADAIDFMVDRLESLNQSELASRLTMNCQNSYVEPHKIKDIAVTIMDVFDQSALSHEAKEEMYKLYPNARRAHLKTGGNFPYLCRSAEVNLYIQVSLAPAETRIFRIER
- the LOC109058363 gene encoding maspardin isoform X1 yields the protein MEEIRVSPDYNWFRSTVPLKRIIVDDDDSKVWSLYDAGPKSIRCPIIFLPPVSGTAEVFFQQVLALSGWGYRVISLQYPVYWDLLEFCDGFRKLLDHLQLDKVHLFGASLGGFLAQKFAEVTHKSPRVHSLILCNSFSDTSIFNQTWTANSFWLMPAFMLKKIVLGNFGKEPVDQKMADAIDFMVDRLESLNQSELASRLTMNCQNSYVEPHKIKDIAVTIMDVFDQSALSHEAKEEMYKLYPNARRAHLKTGGNFPYLCRSAEVNLYIQIHLRQFHGTRYAAISPELVSAEELEVQRTNLSSNSESDKES